CACATTCTTCAGGCCGATAATCGCACCGATCTCACCGGCATGAATGACGTCCACATCTTTCCGGTCATCCGCATGCAAAAAGACCAGCTTCATCACCCGTTCACGCTTCTTGGTGCGGGGGTTGAACACATTCTGCCCCTGCTTAATCTGCCCGGAATACACACGGACAAACGCCATACGGCCCATGTAGGGGTCACTCATCAATTTGAAAACCAGCGCGCTCTGGGGCGCGGAATCGTCGGCCTCACGCGTCACCACTTCACGCGTTTTGGGATGTTCGCCCTGGATCGCGGGAACATCCAGCGGCGACGGCAGGAAATCAACGACGGCATCAAGCAAATGCTGGACGCCTTTATTACGCAACGACGACCCGCACAACACGGGCGTGATCGCCTGAGCCAGCGTGGCGCGGCGTATGCCGGCCTTGAGAATCGAGGCAGGCACATCCGGGCATTCCAGATAGGCCTCAAGCACCCGCTCGTCATGTTCTGCCAACGCCTCAATCATGGCCGCGCGTGCCCGTTCCGCTTCCACCGCAATCTCCTCCGGAATGGGCAGATATTTCAGCGTGGACCCGAAGGTGGTATCGTCAAACGAAACGGCCTGCATCGTGACCAGATCGACCAATCCGGTAAAACTATCTTCACTTCCCCAGGGAATCTGGATCGGAACCGGTTGGGCCCCGAGCCGGACCCGGATCTGTTCGACCACGGAAGCGAAATTCGCGCCGACGCGATCCATTTTGTTGATAAATGCAATGCGCGGAACATGGTAACGGTCAGCCTGATGCCAGACGGTTTCCGATTGGGGCTGCACCCCGCCCACGCCGCAGAACACCACTACCGCGCCATCCAGTACGCGAAGGGAGCGCTCCACTTCAACGGTAAAATCGACATGTCCGGGAGTATCGATCAGATTGATCTGATGATCGCGCCAGAAACACATGGTCGCGGCACTGGTGATCGTGATGCCGCGTTCTTTTTCCTGAGGCATCCAATCCATCACGGCGGTCCCGTCATGGACTTCGCCCATGCGGTGCACGCGACCGGCATAGAAGAGAATCCGTTCGCTGGTCGTGGTCTTGCCCGCATC
The DNA window shown above is from bacterium and carries:
- the fusA gene encoding elongation factor G, yielding MEQNKNSGSAGETRPREAADRLRPLSAVRNIGVIAHIDAGKTTTSERILFYAGRVHRMGEVHDGTAVMDWMPQEKERGITITSAATMCFWRDHQINLIDTPGHVDFTVEVERSLRVLDGAVVVFCGVGGVQPQSETVWHQADRYHVPRIAFINKMDRVGANFASVVEQIRVRLGAQPVPIQIPWGSEDSFTGLVDLVTMQAVSFDDTTFGSTLKYLPIPEEIAVEAERARAAMIEALAEHDERVLEAYLECPDVPASILKAGIRRATLAQAITPVLCGSSLRNKGVQHLLDAVVDFLPSPLDVPAIQGEHPKTREVVTREADDSAPQSALVFKLMSDPYMGRMAFVRVYSGQIKQGQNVFNPRTKKRERVMKLVFLHADDRKDVDVIHAGEIGAIIGLKNVTTGDTLCVENAPVELERIRFPEPVISMAIEPKSQADRDKLNDALSALAAEDPTCVVTKDPDSGQTLLSGMGELHLEILKDRMFREYKVQANAGRPMVSYRETITAPGHGLHQFDREIGGQRQFGEVVLDVEPAARGAGIEIEFEVSQNRIPSAFRASVEEGIRDGLTTGVLANYSLVDVKVRVVGGEFRDQESTEVAFRTAGVMALREAVKTAKPAILEPIMSLEIIVPAEHLGDVLNDVSARRGHVQNMVGKETVQVIHARVPLAELFGYSTAVRSLTRGRASYTMEPACFDVVPEAIQKQLLER